In one Sporomusa sphaeroides DSM 2875 genomic region, the following are encoded:
- a CDS encoding 2-hydroxyacyl-CoA dehydratase family protein: MTRIGITTTVPVEIILAAGHIPVDLNNIFITSPEAGKFVEAAEEAGYPRNICGWIKGLYSIVVNRDGNTGDGIDKVIAVTQGDCSNTHALMETYELAGVETIPFAYPYDRDYDLLKLQMEKLMGALGTDWEAVAAVKRQLDKLRLKVAEIDRLTWEENTVSGFHNHLYQVSCSDFNSDLTAFEADVDAFLTKTASAAEYTDDLRLGFIGVPPIFPDLYPYLETMGARVVYNEVQRQFAMPFVTDDIVEQYRLYTYPYGVFGRIKDIEAEIERRNLDGIVHYVQSFCFRQIEDIILREKLDIPILTIEGDKPGKIDARTRLRIDSFLEMLR, encoded by the coding sequence ATGACCCGCATCGGCATCACAACAACTGTGCCGGTTGAAATTATTCTGGCGGCAGGGCATATCCCTGTTGACCTTAACAATATATTTATTACCAGCCCGGAAGCCGGAAAATTTGTGGAAGCTGCCGAAGAGGCCGGGTATCCCCGCAATATTTGCGGCTGGATCAAGGGCTTGTATTCCATTGTGGTTAATCGGGATGGTAATACCGGTGACGGTATTGATAAGGTCATTGCCGTTACCCAGGGCGACTGCAGCAATACTCACGCATTGATGGAAACCTATGAGCTGGCAGGGGTTGAGACCATTCCCTTTGCCTATCCGTATGACCGGGATTATGATTTATTGAAATTGCAAATGGAAAAGCTAATGGGCGCCCTGGGAACCGACTGGGAGGCGGTAGCTGCCGTCAAACGCCAGTTAGATAAGCTGCGCCTGAAAGTAGCTGAGATTGACCGGCTAACCTGGGAGGAAAACACGGTTAGCGGTTTCCATAACCATTTGTACCAGGTAAGCTGCAGTGATTTTAATAGTGATCTGACTGCTTTTGAGGCAGATGTGGATGCTTTCCTGACCAAGACGGCGAGTGCCGCCGAATATACCGATGATCTCCGGTTGGGCTTTATCGGTGTGCCGCCGATTTTTCCTGATTTATACCCCTATTTGGAGACTATGGGGGCCCGGGTGGTGTACAATGAAGTGCAGCGGCAGTTTGCTATGCCGTTTGTTACCGACGATATTGTTGAGCAGTACCGGCTTTATACCTATCCGTACGGTGTATTTGGCCGGATTAAGGATATTGAGGCCGAGATAGAAAGGCGCAATCTGGACGGTATTGTCCATTATGTGCAAAGCTTCTGTTTTCGCCAGATTGAGGACATTATTTTACGCGAGAAACTGGACATACCGATTCTGACCATTGAAGGGGATAAACCCGGAAAAATAGATGCCAGAACCAGGCTGCGGATTGACAGCTTTCTGGAGATGCTGCGTTAG
- a CDS encoding DUF2325 domain-containing protein: MSVFIVGADDLGNIPANLLKAGVKSMKHFKGRKRVSEDIQIPADTDLVLVFTDYLSHNIAELVKRKAKEATLPVVFSKRSWSHLQEKLQPFMQ, from the coding sequence ATGTCCGTATTTATCGTAGGTGCTGACGACTTAGGCAATATTCCCGCCAATCTCCTGAAAGCAGGCGTTAAATCAATGAAGCACTTCAAAGGACGCAAACGGGTGTCTGAAGATATTCAGATACCGGCAGACACTGATTTAGTATTAGTCTTTACCGATTACTTATCTCATAATATTGCCGAACTGGTAAAACGCAAAGCCAAGGAAGCAACACTGCCTGTAGTATTTTCCAAGCGCTCATGGAGTCATCTTCAGGAAAAACTCCAGCCCTTCATGCAATGA
- a CDS encoding bile acid:sodium symporter family protein, which translates to MNTFEKIVKFITKLFPLWVVIFAGIAFFSPEPFKPFGKFIPYLLGLIMLGMGLTMSLDDFRLVFTRPKDVLYGVFLRCLIMPGVAFGVAKLLDLPPALAAGLILVGACPSGTASNVMTFIAKGDTALSVTVSSINTILAPILTPYIFLFLAGSLIPIDAKALLLDILIIVLFPVTLGILIRGFASDFVDRIAKVIPLVSVLSIIAIISIVVALSAAKLAVVAGIAFVAVALHNALGLGLGYGASRAVGINHKKSKAICFEIGMENSGLAVALAVAHLDPIAAIPGAIFSVWHNFTGSLLAGYWGAKDEDEPEVPTGVKA; encoded by the coding sequence TTGAATACATTTGAAAAAATTGTTAAATTTATTACCAAGCTGTTCCCTCTCTGGGTTGTGATTTTTGCCGGCATCGCTTTTTTCTCGCCTGAGCCGTTTAAGCCCTTCGGCAAATTTATACCATATCTGCTGGGCTTGATCATGCTGGGTATGGGGCTTACCATGAGTCTGGATGACTTCAGATTAGTATTTACGCGTCCTAAAGATGTACTTTATGGTGTTTTTCTGCGTTGCCTTATTATGCCTGGTGTGGCATTTGGCGTCGCCAAGCTCCTGGATTTGCCGCCGGCTCTTGCCGCAGGCCTGATTCTGGTAGGCGCGTGTCCGAGTGGAACGGCCTCCAACGTAATGACCTTTATTGCCAAAGGTGATACGGCGCTGTCGGTAACCGTTTCCAGTATCAATACCATTCTGGCTCCGATTCTGACACCCTATATCTTCTTATTCCTGGCAGGGTCGCTTATTCCCATTGATGCCAAGGCATTGCTTCTCGATATCCTGATCATCGTCCTTTTTCCCGTAACCTTAGGCATTTTAATCCGCGGCTTTGCTTCCGATTTTGTTGACCGTATTGCCAAGGTCATCCCCTTGGTTTCCGTCCTGTCCATTATTGCGATTATTTCCATCGTGGTTGCACTAAGCGCAGCCAAGCTTGCCGTAGTTGCCGGCATTGCCTTTGTGGCGGTTGCCTTGCATAATGCGCTGGGCTTGGGTCTGGGGTATGGTGCGTCACGTGCTGTGGGAATTAATCATAAGAAATCAAAAGCAATTTGTTTTGAGATCGGTATGGAAAACTCCGGCCTGGCTGTGGCGTTGGCCGTTGCCCACCTGGACCCGATAGCTGCCATTCCCGGAGCCATCTTTAGTGTCTGGCATAACTTTACCGGGTCATTGCTGGCCGGCTACTGGGGAGCAAAAGATGAAGACGAACCGGAAGTTCCAACCGGTGTAAAAGCCTAA
- a CDS encoding acyl-CoA dehydratase activase — protein sequence MQCGIDLGSRSVKLVIMNPGTKQLAAANVYETARFYREYGQRTDKGLAVDFGALGLPAVTSLTATGYGRNTIAIVGATIIPELKAHMLGASYQTGLTDFTLLDLGGQDSKVIKVRKGRMVDFQTNDKCAASTGRYLENMAAVLDISLAELADYSENPVELSATCAIFGESELIGRMVEGYTTAELAAGVNYSIYKRIKPMLSALKSDKIVFTGGVALGSAIKTFITREMGAEVIVPEHPQLNGAIGCAVYKADK from the coding sequence ATGCAATGTGGTATCGATCTGGGCAGCCGTAGTGTGAAGCTGGTCATTATGAATCCCGGCACCAAACAGCTTGCCGCCGCCAATGTATATGAGACAGCCAGGTTTTACCGGGAGTATGGCCAGCGGACAGACAAGGGCCTGGCGGTGGACTTCGGGGCGCTGGGGTTGCCGGCGGTGACCAGCCTGACGGCCACCGGTTATGGCCGCAATACCATTGCTATTGTCGGCGCAACCATTATTCCCGAGCTGAAGGCCCATATGCTGGGCGCAAGCTATCAGACCGGACTGACAGACTTTACGCTTTTGGATTTAGGCGGACAGGACAGCAAAGTCATCAAAGTCCGCAAAGGCCGGATGGTGGATTTTCAAACCAATGACAAATGTGCGGCCAGTACCGGACGCTATCTGGAAAATATGGCAGCTGTGCTGGACATTTCGCTGGCAGAATTGGCCGATTACAGTGAAAATCCGGTAGAGCTTAGCGCTACCTGCGCTATTTTCGGGGAATCGGAACTCATCGGGCGAATGGTGGAAGGGTATACTACGGCTGAACTGGCAGCCGGGGTCAACTATAGTATTTATAAACGGATTAAACCCATGCTGAGTGCGCTCAAAAGCGATAAAATCGTATTTACCGGCGGTGTGGCGTTGGGCAGTGCCATCAAGACATTTATTACCCGGGAAATGGGGGCAGAGGTTATTGTCCCCGAGCATCCCCAGCTCAATGGGGCGATTGGCTGTGCCGTATATAAAGCAGATAAATAA
- a CDS encoding GlsB/YeaQ/YmgE family stress response membrane protein, with protein MIWFLAIGLISGWLAGMISRGGGFGLWGDLATGVVGSFIGGYLFGFLGITTYGTIGAIIASTAGAIILLWVIRMFSHVAPAANKKKP; from the coding sequence TTGATTTGGTTTTTGGCCATTGGCTTGATTTCCGGCTGGCTGGCCGGGATGATTTCACGCGGCGGGGGATTTGGGCTCTGGGGCGACCTGGCAACAGGCGTCGTCGGTTCTTTTATTGGCGGATATCTATTCGGCTTCTTGGGAATAACCACATATGGCACCATCGGAGCCATCATTGCAAGTACTGCCGGAGCCATTATACTTCTCTGGGTTATAAGGATGTTTTCCCATGTCGCACCTGCGGCCAATAAGAAAAAACCATAA
- the murI gene encoding glutamate racemase has protein sequence MGDSAPIGIFDSGLGGLTVLREVLNLLPGEDVIYFGDTARTPYGSRPPAEILRFLHEILPFFSAQQVKLAIIACNTMKAIGFEQAGTKVPFLLTGVNYGARAALAASRNKRIGVMATAATIASGKHVQAIKAEEPAATVAVQACPRLVPLIEQGKLFGPELESAVTDYLLPLKEAAIDALILGCTHYPFIIPVIRQVMGPDVVLIDPARETAAEARTTLAHHDKLTTRAQGRVRLCFSADLPRAEQFVAGAIEFPWAEELSLRFELVNLLDYR, from the coding sequence ATGGGAGATAGTGCGCCAATCGGGATTTTTGATTCCGGCCTGGGTGGGCTTACCGTTCTCCGGGAAGTGCTTAACTTATTGCCGGGAGAAGATGTTATCTATTTTGGCGATACTGCCCGGACTCCATATGGCTCACGGCCGCCTGCGGAAATTTTACGATTCTTGCATGAAATCCTACCTTTCTTTTCTGCACAGCAAGTCAAGCTGGCGATTATTGCCTGCAATACCATGAAAGCAATTGGTTTTGAACAAGCAGGTACCAAAGTCCCCTTTTTATTGACAGGAGTAAACTATGGTGCCCGGGCGGCACTGGCTGCCAGCCGCAACAAGCGCATTGGCGTTATGGCTACAGCGGCTACCATTGCCAGTGGTAAACATGTCCAGGCAATTAAAGCCGAAGAACCGGCGGCAACGGTTGCGGTTCAGGCCTGTCCCCGGCTTGTACCCCTTATCGAACAGGGAAAGCTTTTTGGGCCTGAGCTGGAAAGTGCGGTTACCGATTATCTGCTGCCACTCAAGGAAGCCGCGATTGACGCCTTGATACTGGGTTGTACCCATTATCCGTTTATTATTCCGGTGATCAGGCAGGTTATGGGTCCGGATGTGGTGCTTATTGACCCGGCCAGAGAAACGGCTGCCGAGGCGCGTACTACACTTGCCCATCATGACAAGCTTACCACGCGGGCGCAAGGACGGGTGCGGCTGTGCTTTTCCGCCGATTTGCCGCGGGCTGAGCAGTTTGTCGCCGGTGCTATTGAATTTCCCTGGGCGGAGGAACTCTCTCTCAGGTTTGAATTGGTTAATTTATTGGATTATAGATAG
- a CDS encoding acyl-CoA thioesterase: MITVRDKVRFVETDLMGVVHHSNYFRWFEMARVEYLRQIGILLTDMLDEDIVFPITDVACKYRASAKFDDCILIEAVLAEVSKVKMIFTYRVLREHDGLLLATGRTQNAFTDRQGRIIRLPDKYFAKLSTPFP, translated from the coding sequence ATGATTACCGTACGGGATAAAGTAAGATTTGTTGAAACCGATTTGATGGGAGTGGTACACCACTCCAATTACTTTCGCTGGTTTGAAATGGCCAGAGTGGAGTATCTGCGGCAGATTGGCATTTTGCTTACCGATATGCTGGATGAGGATATTGTTTTTCCGATTACCGATGTGGCGTGCAAATACCGGGCTTCGGCTAAATTTGATGACTGTATTCTTATCGAAGCTGTTTTGGCTGAAGTATCAAAAGTAAAAATGATTTTTACTTACCGGGTGCTGAGAGAGCATGACGGCCTGCTGCTGGCTACCGGGCGTACCCAAAACGCCTTTACGGACAGACAAGGCCGGATTATCCGTTTGCCGGACAAGTATTTTGCCAAACTCAGTACGCCTTTCCCGTAA
- a CDS encoding hydantoinase/oxoprolinase family protein: MLLGIDVGGTFTDAVLIADGQVVAAAKTPTTRQSLLNGVVTVIDKVLTGVDAKKIRRAALSTTIVTNALVEGKTDKVALFLLPGPGLNVTGLIPGEPHFLSGYTDHRGREQACPAEAEVAAVCRKLEDHEVAAVAAKFAVRNPRQEQLVTDWVNKYLQPKHITLGTQVSGSLNYLRRINSAYYNSAVWRIFSRFAQAIEAALAERDIIAPVYILKADGGTLPLTTAKSTPVEAIFTGPAASVLGIMALTKPVEPAISLDMGGTTTDIALWQHGMPLFAPDGARVKDYPTAVRSFCLRSVGIGGDSYVRRENGLLAVGPMRCGPAMANGGLAPAVTDALRVAGLIDYGDIGLARQAMERVAEATQTAAEAAWETLRLAAATVCQAVQDMLAEQAARPVYKVEELVAGRPFKPELLIGVGGAASGLAPLVAKQLELPWQIPPGHMVANAVGAAAARPTTEITLRADTAQGFYTVPELGVIQEFAKRRFTLQDAWTAAGTHLAERAAAGGMAEAADCSERLYEEEFNLIRGFNTIGKIMTCKLQIKPGVLMPVQMREAEL; the protein is encoded by the coding sequence ATGTTATTGGGAATTGATGTTGGCGGAACCTTTACCGATGCGGTACTTATTGCCGACGGCCAGGTTGTGGCTGCGGCCAAGACTCCCACCACCCGGCAGTCGCTGCTAAACGGGGTTGTTACCGTTATCGACAAGGTGCTTACAGGGGTTGATGCTAAAAAAATCCGGCGGGCTGCCCTTTCGACAACCATTGTAACCAATGCGCTGGTGGAAGGGAAAACCGACAAAGTAGCTCTATTCCTGCTGCCGGGTCCGGGGCTGAATGTAACCGGGCTGATACCCGGCGAACCTCACTTTTTGTCAGGTTATACCGACCATCGCGGGCGGGAACAGGCCTGTCCGGCAGAAGCAGAAGTGGCGGCCGTTTGCCGTAAGCTTGAGGACCATGAGGTGGCAGCCGTAGCCGCCAAATTTGCGGTGCGTAATCCCCGGCAGGAGCAGCTGGTAACCGATTGGGTTAATAAGTATCTGCAGCCCAAGCATATCACACTTGGCACCCAAGTCTCCGGTTCGCTCAATTACCTGCGGCGCATTAATTCAGCCTACTATAACTCGGCTGTTTGGCGCATCTTCAGCCGTTTTGCCCAAGCCATAGAAGCGGCTCTGGCTGAACGGGATATTATTGCGCCGGTATATATACTCAAAGCTGACGGCGGCACGCTGCCGCTGACGACAGCCAAATCAACGCCGGTTGAGGCCATCTTTACCGGACCGGCAGCCAGCGTGCTGGGGATTATGGCTTTGACCAAGCCGGTGGAACCGGCCATCTCGCTGGATATGGGCGGTACCACCACCGATATTGCTTTATGGCAACATGGTATGCCGTTATTTGCCCCGGACGGAGCCAGGGTGAAGGATTATCCTACGGCGGTTCGTTCTTTTTGTCTGCGCTCGGTGGGGATCGGCGGCGACAGCTATGTGCGCCGGGAAAACGGCCTGCTGGCTGTTGGCCCGATGCGCTGCGGCCCGGCTATGGCCAATGGCGGCTTAGCGCCTGCCGTGACGGACGCGCTTAGGGTTGCCGGGTTAATTGACTATGGCGACATCGGGCTGGCCAGGCAGGCGATGGAAAGGGTTGCTGAGGCTACGCAGACAGCGGCAGAGGCTGCCTGGGAAACGCTGCGGCTGGCCGCCGCCACCGTATGTCAGGCAGTGCAGGATATGCTGGCAGAACAGGCGGCAAGACCGGTGTACAAGGTGGAAGAACTGGTGGCAGGCCGGCCGTTTAAACCGGAATTGCTGATTGGGGTAGGTGGTGCGGCCAGCGGGCTTGCGCCGCTGGTGGCCAAGCAGCTGGAACTGCCCTGGCAGATACCGCCGGGACATATGGTAGCCAATGCTGTCGGTGCCGCTGCTGCCAGGCCGACAACCGAAATTACGCTCAGGGCCGATACGGCGCAGGGTTTTTATACAGTACCGGAATTAGGCGTTATCCAGGAGTTTGCTAAACGGCGCTTTACCTTACAGGATGCCTGGACTGCCGCCGGTACTCATCTGGCAGAGCGGGCGGCGGCCGGAGGAATGGCGGAAGCCGCCGACTGCAGTGAACGCCTGTACGAAGAAGAATTCAACCTAATCCGCGGTTTTAACACCATCGGGAAAATTATGACCTGCAAGCTGCAGATCAAGCCTGGTGTGTTGATGCCGGTACAAATGCGGGAGGCGGAACTATGA
- a CDS encoding coenzyme F420-0:L-glutamate ligase, with the protein MTEQALALQPVPTRILTDKDDIVDIIEKYAKEDIGPHDVVTVAESVVAITQGRIVRPEEMTLSLLARVLCRFVPQEGSLSSSYGMQSAMNAEGSWRIAWSMFIGMLGKLVGKNGLFYQLAGGQTALIDDVTGTMPPFDKHLVYGPADPHGVAEAIKQRLGCHGAAVADVNDLKRAAVLGVTQGLDPAELARILIDNPFGNASQKTPIVIIKNYGLVAQKAAAQ; encoded by the coding sequence ATGACTGAGCAGGCGCTAGCGCTACAACCGGTGCCTACCCGGATACTTACCGATAAAGATGATATTGTTGATATTATTGAAAAATATGCCAAAGAGGATATTGGTCCCCATGATGTGGTAACTGTGGCTGAAAGTGTTGTCGCCATTACCCAGGGGCGAATTGTGCGGCCGGAGGAGATGACGCTGTCCTTATTGGCCAGGGTGCTTTGCCGCTTTGTGCCGCAGGAAGGCAGTTTATCCAGCTCCTATGGCATGCAGAGTGCCATGAATGCAGAAGGCAGCTGGCGGATAGCCTGGTCGATGTTCATTGGCATGCTTGGCAAACTGGTGGGGAAAAACGGTTTGTTTTACCAGCTGGCTGGTGGGCAGACAGCGCTGATTGACGATGTTACCGGCACGATGCCGCCTTTTGATAAGCACCTGGTGTACGGGCCAGCCGACCCCCATGGGGTGGCGGAAGCCATAAAACAGCGGCTGGGGTGCCATGGTGCCGCGGTGGCTGATGTCAATGACCTCAAGCGGGCGGCCGTGCTGGGAGTGACGCAAGGGCTTGACCCTGCCGAACTGGCGCGGATTCTCATAGATAACCCGTTTGGTAATGCTAGTCAGAAAACGCCGATTGTTATTATTAAAAACTATGGTTTGGTTGCCCAAAAAGCTGCCGCGCAATAA
- a CDS encoding response regulator transcription factor: protein MREIKLLVADDEQMVRTFVKSVIDKEKLPVAQVFETDNGVDAIHLAQQYHPELVLLDIRMPGCDGLRVAEQIIEENKNTRIIIISAYNDFEYARTAFRAGVTDYLLKPVRPNEIANLITRAAEQAFAATKADDTKKASLVEAVEHFVEKNIESPIQLKDIAAAVFVSPSHLSKMFKQYTGKSLVDYIQEVRLLAAEKLLRDTDLTITEIAGRVGFNDAAYFATCFKHHMDITPLQFRKTYLKKQK from the coding sequence ATGCGGGAAATTAAACTGTTAGTAGCCGATGACGAACAAATGGTGCGGACCTTTGTTAAAAGTGTTATTGATAAAGAAAAGCTGCCGGTAGCGCAGGTGTTTGAAACCGATAACGGCGTGGATGCCATTCACCTTGCGCAGCAATATCATCCCGAACTGGTTCTTTTGGACATTCGCATGCCCGGCTGTGACGGCCTGCGGGTGGCTGAGCAAATTATTGAGGAGAATAAAAACACCCGGATTATCATTATTTCCGCGTATAACGATTTTGAATATGCCAGAACGGCTTTTCGGGCCGGTGTAACCGACTACTTGTTAAAGCCGGTTCGTCCGAATGAAATTGCCAATCTCATTACACGCGCCGCCGAGCAGGCTTTCGCCGCGACGAAAGCCGACGATACCAAAAAGGCATCTTTGGTAGAGGCTGTTGAACATTTTGTAGAAAAAAACATAGAGTCACCCATACAGTTAAAGGATATTGCGGCAGCCGTATTTGTCAGTCCGTCGCATTTAAGCAAAATGTTTAAGCAGTATACGGGAAAGTCGCTGGTTGACTATATTCAGGAGGTTCGACTGCTGGCAGCGGAAAAACTGCTGCGCGATACTGATTTGACAATAACTGAAATTGCCGGCAGGGTTGGATTTAATGATGCGGCTTATTTTGCCACCTGCTTTAAACATCACATGGATATAACCCCTCTGCAATTCCGTAAAACCTATTTAAAAAAGCAGAAATAA
- the ilvD gene encoding dihydroxy-acid dehydratase, protein MRSDIAKKGSTRAAHRSLFYAMGYTPEELNKPMIGIVNAFNEIIPGHIHLRKVAEAVKLGVAAGGGMAVEFPAIGICDGIAMGHDGMKYPLPSRELIADSIEAMAIGHGFDGLVLVPNCDKIVPGMLMAAARLNIPAIVMSGGPMMAGRYEGRDISVSTMFEAAGKFEAGKISAQELDEMEKSACPGCGSCSGMFTANTMNCMTEVLGMALPGNGTIPAVQYGVRTMMAKRAGSLIVDLVNQDLKPRDILTRQAFENAIAVDMGIGGSSNTVLHLTAIAHEAGVELPLTLFEEMSAKTPYITKLSPGGTYHIQDLNEAGGMAAVMKELAKRGIIHCDAKTVEGTVADRLETAAIKRAEVIRTVDNPYRNKGGIAILYGNLAPDGAVVKESAVAEDMLVFEGTARVFNSEDEAIEAIVGRQIKDGNVVVIRYEGPKGGPGMKEMLNPTAVITGMGLRVALLTDGRFSGATQGACIGHISPEAAEGGPIGLLQDGDLISIDIPARKLNVNISDEEMSRRKAAWVAPQPKVTTGYLARYAKLVTSGSKGAVLK, encoded by the coding sequence GTGAGAAGTGATATTGCGAAAAAGGGTTCAACTCGGGCCGCACACCGTTCTTTGTTTTATGCCATGGGATATACGCCTGAGGAACTAAACAAGCCGATGATTGGTATCGTAAATGCTTTTAATGAAATAATCCCCGGACATATTCATCTTAGAAAAGTTGCCGAAGCCGTTAAACTTGGGGTTGCAGCCGGAGGCGGCATGGCTGTTGAATTTCCGGCCATTGGAATTTGTGACGGCATTGCCATGGGGCATGATGGTATGAAATATCCGCTGCCAAGCCGTGAATTAATTGCCGATTCTATTGAAGCTATGGCTATCGGACACGGCTTCGACGGCTTAGTGCTTGTGCCTAACTGTGACAAGATCGTACCAGGCATGCTGATGGCTGCTGCCAGGCTGAATATCCCGGCGATCGTGATGAGCGGCGGGCCGATGATGGCCGGACGGTATGAGGGCCGTGATATTAGTGTCAGCACCATGTTTGAAGCGGCAGGCAAGTTTGAAGCCGGTAAAATAAGCGCCCAGGAGCTTGATGAAATGGAGAAATCGGCCTGTCCGGGCTGTGGCTCCTGTTCCGGGATGTTTACCGCCAACACCATGAACTGTATGACTGAGGTCCTGGGGATGGCTTTACCTGGCAACGGTACAATACCTGCAGTGCAATATGGCGTCAGGACCATGATGGCAAAACGGGCCGGTTCATTAATTGTTGACCTGGTGAACCAAGATCTCAAACCCCGTGACATTCTGACCCGTCAAGCCTTTGAAAACGCGATAGCCGTTGATATGGGCATTGGCGGTTCCTCCAATACGGTACTGCATCTTACCGCTATCGCTCATGAAGCAGGGGTAGAACTGCCCCTGACTTTGTTTGAAGAAATGAGTGCCAAGACGCCTTACATCACTAAACTTAGCCCTGGCGGCACTTATCACATTCAGGACCTGAATGAGGCCGGCGGTATGGCGGCAGTTATGAAAGAACTCGCAAAACGCGGGATTATCCATTGTGACGCTAAGACGGTAGAGGGTACTGTTGCCGACCGGCTGGAAACAGCGGCGATTAAGCGGGCGGAAGTTATCCGGACAGTGGATAATCCATACCGCAACAAGGGGGGAATTGCCATATTATACGGCAATCTGGCACCGGATGGCGCAGTTGTTAAGGAAAGTGCCGTTGCTGAGGACATGCTTGTATTCGAAGGTACTGCCCGTGTCTTCAATTCTGAGGATGAGGCCATCGAAGCTATTGTCGGCAGGCAGATTAAAGATGGCAATGTAGTTGTTATTCGCTATGAAGGGCCTAAGGGTGGTCCCGGCATGAAGGAAATGCTCAATCCGACGGCGGTTATCACCGGCATGGGCCTGAGGGTGGCTCTGCTCACCGATGGCCGTTTCAGCGGGGCAACACAAGGGGCTTGCATCGGACATATTTCGCCGGAAGCTGCGGAAGGCGGACCTATCGGCTTATTGCAGGACGGCGACCTTATCAGCATTGATATTCCGGCAAGGAAACTGAATGTCAATATCTCTGATGAGGAAATGAGCCGGCGTAAAGCGGCCTGGGTTGCGCCGCAGCCTAAAGTTACCACCGGTTACCTGGCTCGTTATGCCAAGCTGGTTACCTCCGGCAGCAAGGGCGCTGTTCTGAAATAA